The Catharus ustulatus isolate bCatUst1 chromosome 25, bCatUst1.pri.v2, whole genome shotgun sequence genome contains the following window.
AGGAGCAATGAAAAACCAAATTCCTCTCCACTTCCACAACCCTCATATCCCCCGAGCAGGAATCTTATCAGATGATTAACAGtttgcaaatgtgattattcAAAACTTTCCACTTCTTTTGCAGGGAATGCAAGAAAAATGATTTTGCTGGcgttcctgttcctgctggcctCGCTCCCAGCTGGGTCTGTGAGACTCAGGTACCCCCCCAAGGCAGCCAGTGAGTGTcacccacctgggcacagattttggggtggccaagggacactgggaggggaggaggagggtcTGGAGCAGGCTGGCCTAGAAACAGAGGCTGGACAAAGTCAAAAAGATAAAAGTGAATCTATTTAATGATGATCCCAAGAGGCTGCACCCAAATTGGACGATGGTCACGAGTTTCTCTGAGATAAGTTTGGTTTATTTGCATGTCAGGGTTAATTCTCCTATTCCAgtttcaggtaatgaagtcatatTCCCCCAGATTGCTTCCCAATAAttcattttgtttatattttcaggGCTTGAGGATGTAGGGGGTCCTTGAGCTCCAGGCCCAGAGGGATTGTTTTATtctgaccaaaatgtgaagTTAACATTTTATATGGAGTTAGACACTAAGGCAGTGCaggatctgaaaaataaaaaaccctaaaatatataaaatatttatttatatataataaatataaaattatatctAAATTATATacaaattatatataaattgtataaaaatataaaaattatatatgaaTTATATACATATTATATGtgaattatataaaaattatctataaattatatataatatatcaatataataaatatataaaatataaaagcatcACAGGGAGCATCTTTACCTCATGGGTGCCCCTCACTGCCACAGGACCTCGGTGCCACTCAGCCCTGGGGCCACCTGGCCCGTGTGGCACCCTGGGCACTCACCTTAGGGCAGGACTCACAGCTGGTCTGTGGGCCAGAGACGGTTAATTAATAAgggttatttctgaaaaaaaataaaaataaaaaattaaaaattaaaaatgtattctaGTATTCTATCAAGGCCATTGGAGAccaagaagagaaggaagagaaatgcaggaaggaaaagctgcagctgggaaaattATCTTTAGGAAAGTCTTGGGGAAAGCAGAGCGTGGATGGTTTCACACCAATGAACGCCACCCTGACGTGTTGTAACCGATGGACAAAGTGGAAGCTGTGGGCAGGGTGTCAAAGACAGGCAGCTGTTGCAATAAAGGACATGAGCAGTGTGAAATGTGGCGTGTCTGTGTGCCCACCCCTACAGCGACATCGCTGTCACGAGGGAAGGCGAATAACAACGcatttttatgagaaaataaGCATTTATTGAAAGTTTGATCTGTATGTAAAGGATGGTTTGCAAAGCTcaggcaggacagcagaggaaaacactCTGTGCTATCACACAAAAAACAACAGGTGCTTAATTTGTGTTAAATGTTATTAATTCTGTTCTATCACTAGAACTGCTTTTCTGGCAAAAACCTTCATGTGTATCttcacagcctgggaaaaacCCTGGGCTATTGAAGGAAAGCTTGGGGAAAATCCTGTTTGGAGTTTTCCTGGGCCACAGCAGTGTGCACACAGTGACCCCAGCCCGTTCTCCCCGCAGTCTCCAGCCCCGTGTTCGGCCCCCGCCAGGTGCACGGCGTGCTGGGCGGCTCCGTGGTGGTGAAATGCTTCTACCCGCCCACCCCCGTGAACAGACACGACAGGAAATACTGGTGCAGGCAGGTGGGCGCCAGGTGTGCCACCAAGGTGAGCTCGGTGTACGTGGACCCTGCCTACCAGGGCAGGATCTCCCTGAGCGACCACCCCGAGGCGGAAAACTTCCAGATCAACATCTCAGCGCTGGCGCTGAGCGACGCGGGCACCTACCAGTGTGGGGTGGGCGTCAACGGCAGAGGGCTGTCCCACACAGTCGTTCTCAGCGTTGCTGAAGGTAATTACAACCtaaaaaaaccattttatttgagtttttcctcctctcccttccaAACGAGGCTCCACCTCGCGCGTGCGGTGTCTGAGAGCCGCGGGTGttagcacagaaaaacagaatcacaggtGGTTTATTgagagctctgggatcaggggtacaaacccaaatctgactccacaTGGGTTCCAGAGGCACAggtttttatacccttttcattatagaataattattaaacccatattgttctattctatacattgatcttatccaagcagggattcttgtgatttccatcagctccccaaacatcctttctcattATTCTTGTTACCATTCCATCGCTTCTCATGACTCTCATTacaattaaacaataatatatccaatttaccaaacaattattacatttaacaatcaCATGATGATtccacaggtgcagtttcacctgatccaataaagacaaagcccaACATTCGTTCCCAGGCCTGCTTccctttccagccctgccagacccaacctttctttgcaCCCCCGAATCTGTTGTGtacaattccatgattttagaaacatttttaaccccgTGCTATCAGCAGGGGCTTTCAGATAATTCcatttctgtctctgtgcaCAGCCCCGCCTGTTcctgaggcagctgagctcttctACGTGAAGCTGCACAGCACCTGGACCGTGTCCTGCAGCTTTGGGAAGGACACAGCCGACCAGAGGAGGTACCTGTgcaagaaggaggaggaaggctgcAGGGACATCATCAACAGCCACAAGGAAATCGATCCAGATttcacaggcagagctctgctgactTTTGAGGAGCCTCCAGGCTCGTTCAGGGTCACCATGACCCAGATGGACTGGGAAGACAGAGGCTTGTACTACTGTGGAGTTGGTGAATATGGGAAAAACGAAAAAATGAAGGAACTGGACGTGTTTGTCTACGAGGGTGAGCTGTTCCCAGGGtgttttccccttcctctctccttctcttcaGAAGCATCACCAGCAGTCTCACTTTATTTAGCAAGAActtgaatttttctttgctgttatCCTATTCTCTCATCTACATACTTCTTTCTATTCCTTGAACCACCTGCAACCTACTAAACCATCACTAAATAAAGCTTGTGTCCAGATTTCaccttcccagagctctgctccccacccAAAACTCCAGCAGATAAATTCCAATCCCCCAAGTCTGAGGCAAACAAGCTGTCTTCAAGCCCCCAGTTCCTTAAATCTCAAACTGACAGATGTAAATGATCCCTCTAGCAAAGGGAGCAAAGCTTTGGAATATCTGCCCACAAAGCCAACAACACTCAGTGAATTtggggaaaagcaaagctttgGAATATCTACCCACAAAGCCAACAATACTCAGTGAATTTGGGAAAAAGCAAAGCTTTGGAATATCTGCCCACAAAGCCAACAACACTCAGTGAATTTGGGGAAAAGCAAAGCCTGGCTGAGCCTGTAGGATCAATCCCCACCTGTGCCAGGATGATCTCCTGGTGTTTGCACCCCTGAGCTTTGCCTGGCCATCCTTCAGCCACAGTAGCTTGGTTTGATCTGCTGATGTTGATTTTCTTGGGAGGGACACAAGTGAGACTCTTACAAGCCCTCATTTCGTTCTCCCAACAGATAAAAACTTCCCTAAGTTAAAGACCACAGTAACTGGAAAAAATGGAAGCTCAGCAACCTTCGAGTGCCTCTATGATCCTCTGCAGAAATCCTCCTCGAGGATCTGGTGCAAGTGGAGGATCCAGGGCTGTGACAAGATCATCGACAACGCTGGCTATGTGAAGGAGGGCTACGAAGGGAGAGTGGCGATGTTCGAGAACCCTGGAAACAAAACTGTCACCATCGTCCTGAACCAGCTGCAGACCAGGGACCAGGGCTTCTACTGGTGCATGTCAAACGAGCTGAAGGAGCAGCAATCATCCACAGAACTGAAGGTTGTGAAAGGTAAGAGTGAGCACTGGCagctctctgcctgctcaggagctgcagagccacccCAAGTCACCCAGCTGGCTTTTTGGGAAGAGCTCTGAGCCTGAACTCACCTCAGAGAGGTTCAGTTTTGTGGGAATGCACACACAGAATATTCCCATGAATTATTTCTTAAGCCTTGCAAGGGAAGAGCCGTAATTAGTGTTAATTTAGCAATACCAGGAGCTCTGTCCCTTGAAGCCCCACTCTCAcaaagcagccccagcagccctgatGTCCTGTTTGCCCTCACAGGAGAACCTGCACTGACAGGAGACAAGGAAGTGGATGCACAAGCAGGCTCCAGGGTGAATTTAACCTGCTCTTACCCCTGCAAGTATTACTCCTTGGAGAAGTACTGGTGCAGGTGGAACGAGAGCGGCTGTGCCGTGCTGCCAGCGCAggacctggggctgccagggccgGGAACCAGCTGTGCCACATCCACCAGGACCGTGGTGCTGAGCTTTGACCCGGTGCAGAAGGAGGATGCAGGCTGGTACTGGTGTGGGGTGAAGCAGAACCGAGTCCTGGGGGAGACCATGGCCGTGGAGCTGCGGGTGAGCGAAGGTGAGTCCGGGCAGCCTGGCTGGATTTTTATCCTGTTCTGACCCACAGATGGGGAAACTGGGAGGTGTTTTACAAaacttttattctgttttcagtcTCATATGAAGGGTGAGACAATACAGGTGTTATAATTCACGCCATCACAATCAGAGGCTGACTATTTCCTAATTACAAATTCAGCTTCAGGTGGTGATTTGGGAGGAATGGTTCCAGCAAAGGGGGCTGGAAGTGCAGAGGggtgaggctgggctgggaacagcaggaactCATCCTGTGAGTGGCTCAccccaccagcagccccagctcctaCACTGGGTTCTCAGAGACCAGAAGGAgcattgtggaaaaaaaaaaaaaatcctaattacAATACACTATAAGCACTTCTTTGCCCATCAGCTTTTGTCACATCATGCTGTAAAACACCTTAAAGCCAATCATCTAAAATTACCTAAAATGGGATCCATTACAATGCATCTTCCATAGTTCTATTTCTCCAGAGTACCCAGTCTTATTTGCAAGGCTAtcctttaaaacttttttcccagctccatttctCTCTCAGCAATATCTGTCCAATTCCATGGCATTTCTAAGTCAAGATGTGTCCGAGAGAACTCCACAAATCCATTTCCACGCCCAGGGAGTCTCTCCATCACCGCtaggctgcagcagctcaaaGCAGAAGCGCTGGCACCCCGCAGCCTCCCGGCTCACTTTGCCTTTTCATTCACTCGGTTTTGACTTCCCAGTCATGAAAAACCAGCCTAAAACTCCCCTCTTTCCAcaccagttttgtttttaacctCGTGCTGATTAATTGATCCTGTTACAATGGGTAGCATCATTTAGTTTGAGCACCTTTCAGGTGAAGAACTGATCAGAGATTTTGCTCCAGTGAAATTCTTATCTTAATAAACAGGAAACCAGTAAGGAATGGGAGAGGCTGACACCAACAGCAAGGTGGAATATTTTGGAATTGAAATGGTTTTGGGGGAGGAATATTGTTAGAAGCAGAGAAAGAGTCAAGCCCTGGGTATCTGATATTTCATCCTAAAAGGGTGATGGCCAAAGTGAAAACAGAGTGAAACAGCCCCACTTCATTGCTTTTGGTGGGCAAGGAGCCAGGAATAAAAGCAAAGCGAGGATGCAAAATTTGATCTGGAAACATTAGAGGCAGAACTTAGAAATGCAAGCCCTTTcacttaaaaatgcaaaaccttTTCAAAAGTTCATAGGCAGAGAGATCCTACTTGAGATTTTTCCAGTAAACAATTTGGTGTGAGAGCATTTCAGGTCTCAAACCCCGTTTTGAAGAACCTCTCATGGAAAGCTCTAAGCTTTCTTTTTGTCCCTGGGAGTTGTTTCACCAGGAGCTGAGAGTGCTGATATggatcagccatctctcaggagctcacatcagccagcagagaaagagcagagcCTTGCTTGTGTTtcacaagaatctttatttcacatttataGGTTATGGGGGATtgaaactacagccaataaaagtttatacaaagaacattatccaatctaagtgagaagttctaaaggtgaactgaccaatcACACAAACGAgtttctaaccaattatcttccaaggtgtcagagagtgaccaaattcttaaggaatttggcttaaccttggtatctaggagaccttatctattatagcaagttccaggggccaggggaagatggaaTTGGGGGAATTGTACCATCCACAGAAAGCCAAAACCCATGGCAGCTCCGTGTCCACCCCAGTGGTTTTAGTGTCCAgttctcctggtgctgctctctAACCCCTTCCTGtcctggggcacacagggagcgatgccaagcacagcccagagctcctggatgTTGATTCCAGCCGTGATtccaagcacagcccagagctcctggacGTTGATTCCAGCCATGATTCCGGAGCTGCTCCCCTAGGAGGATCCCACAGCGGCGCTGAGGTGCGGAAAGGAGCCGTCCCAGAAAGGTTGGttctctccatcccctgccattTATCCCtcctgtggggtttgtgtgagCCCACTGTGTTTGAGCACCCTGTGTGTGTTGTTTagcaacacacaaaaaaaatcttgtccCCGAAGAACTTTGCTCTAAATGTCAGAGAAGATAAAAAGTGACAGCAAAGGGCAAGATGACTCACAATTAATCTCCAATTCAAGAAGGAAATTGTTAGACATTCCATGTACAAAGCAACTATTTGAAAGTGCTTCTGTTAATATTAGAGAATTTTCCTTCACGTATTTATAACCAAGCTGCTGACACAGCTGTTTCAGCCTGACCTCAAACCTACATTTTTATTTGAGTTTGATTTTATTCTGTGTGCTAGAATCCACTTAATTGGTTGAATTGCACCATGCTTGCTCAGAATTACCATCCTACCCAAATTTAGCCTGCTGGATTTCCACATGCATCACTCTCAGTGAGTCTCTCTCCCTCAGTTCCAGCTCTGATGAAAACCGTGGCTCCAACACTGTGGCCTTAGTGCTGGGCCCTCTTGCTGGCCTGATCCTGCTTGCTGTGACAGCCTTTGCCATTGTCAAATACAGGCAGCTGAAGAGATCTGGTGAGTCCCTGCCTCTCTGGgctcagaaacagcagcactgagttAAAACAATACCcaggtgctgggctgagctgctctgctggtgcCACACCAGGATGGGCAGGAAGGTCCCAGTTCCAGAGAGCTCCAACCCCTGCTCCTCTCACTGACCCCTCCAGAGAACTCCAACCCTTGCTCCTGCTGTGACCCTTCCAGAgagctccattccctgctcctcactgacCCATCCAgagctccattccctgctcctgtcactgACCCATCCAgagctccattccctgctcctctctgacCCATCCATGATCTCCAACCCCTGCTCCTCACTGACCCATCCATGatctccattccctgctcctcactgacCCATCCAgagctccattccctgctcctcactgacCCATCCAgagctccattccctgctcctcactgacCCATCCAgagctccattccctgctcctcactgacCCATCCATGatctccattccctgctcctcactgacCCATCCATGATCTCTAACCCCTGCTCCTCACTGACCCACCCAgagctccattccctgctcctcactgacccacccagagctccattccctgctcctcactgacccctccagagctccattccctgctcctcactgacCCATCCATGatctccattccctgctcctcactgacCCACCCAGatctccattccctgctcctctcactgacccctccagagctccattccctgctcctcactgacCCATCCATGatctccattccctgctcctcactgacCCATCCAgagctccattccctgctcctcactgacCCATCCATGatctccattccctgctcctcactgacCCACCCAGatctccattccctgctcctctcactgacccctccagagctccattccctgctcctcactgacCCATCCATGatctccattccctgctcctcactgacCCACCCAGatctccattccctgctcctcactgacCCCTCCAGAGCTCCATTCCCTGTTCCTCACTGACCCCTCCAGAGCTCCAtttcctgctcctcactgaCCCATCCAgagctccat
Protein-coding sequences here:
- the LOC117007287 gene encoding polymeric immunoglobulin receptor-like; translation: MILLAFLFLLASLPAGSVRLRYPPKAAISSPVFGPRQVHGVLGGSVVVKCFYPPTPVNRHDRKYWCRQVGARCATKVSSVYVDPAYQGRISLSDHPEAENFQINISALALSDAGTYQCGVGVNGRGLSHTVVLSVAEAPPVPEAAELFYVKLHSTWTVSCSFGKDTADQRRYLCKKEEEGCRDIINSHKEIDPDFTGRALLTFEEPPGSFRVTMTQMDWEDRGLYYCGVGEYGKNEKMKELDVFVYEDKNFPKLKTTVTGKNGSSATFECLYDPLQKSSSRIWCKWRIQGCDKIIDNAGYVKEGYEGRVAMFENPGNKTVTIVLNQLQTRDQGFYWCMSNELKEQQSSTELKVVKGEPALTGDKEVDAQAGSRVNLTCSYPCKYYSLEKYWCRWNESGCAVLPAQDLGLPGPGTSCATSTRTVVLSFDPVQKEDAGWYWCGVKQNRVLGETMAVELRVSEGDRDSKHSPELLDVDSSHDSGAAPLGGSHSGAEVRKGAVPESSDENRGSNTVALVLGPLAGLILLAVTAFAIVKYRQLKRSDLVSVGSYRTNISMSDFENVRDLSACNSAKEIQETPVGGDEFITTTDTQQSAVDTTKAKRSSKEDAELTYSSFLATSESIAQGGSVGDSAVLDVSPPQDRL